One genomic segment of Novosphingobium sp. RL4 includes these proteins:
- a CDS encoding hydantoinase B/oxoprolinase family protein, with translation MPARIIQANEAPFQTVPVDPVTLDIIENALRNARIEMDATLVRTAMSPGIREQGDAFPLIADHQGKMIVGQFGSYIGPFLEGFDGTVEDGDLIFLSDPYSVGGAISHCNDWLVLLPVFKDGRLIAYTSMFGHQSDIGGMVPGSMPIHATEIFQEGVRIPPVKIWKKGEYNEDLVKLVMHQSRTPDWCKADLNALIASCRVAAHRVVEMVERFGDDVFVSATEMLLERNHRAMKHLIETSIGEEKVTFEDYICDDGMGYGPYRIKCTMWRENGRVVLDFDGTDPQSKASINMLLNENMMRMFFGIYMIMIFDPQILFNDGYYDLIDVRIPEGSLLKPKFPAALSGRTHVLGRLFDILGGLLGQKTPEFLNAAGFSSSPHLFYAGHDKAGKWFQLFQIGFGGIPGRPLGDGPDGHSLFPGFTNVPNEFLERYFPLEIVKYETVADSGGAGLHRGGNGINMVYRFLESGVIAIHDDRWFVPPWGVNGGLPGKRAKKILTKADGTQIVVGNKLEDYPVEAGDELQFITWGGGGWGDPLDRDPALLAKELKQGLVTAEGAKDYGVVLVDGAVDEAATQALRAEMRKARGEIGVFNFGPDIETLRANCLAETGLPAPIAPQWTHVAAPALAEAAE, from the coding sequence ATGCCCGCACGTATCATTCAGGCCAATGAAGCCCCGTTCCAGACGGTTCCCGTCGATCCCGTAACCCTCGACATCATCGAGAACGCCCTGCGCAACGCCCGCATCGAGATGGACGCCACGCTGGTGCGCACCGCGATGTCGCCCGGCATCCGCGAACAGGGAGACGCCTTCCCGCTGATCGCCGACCATCAGGGCAAGATGATCGTCGGCCAGTTCGGTTCCTACATCGGCCCCTTCCTCGAAGGGTTCGACGGCACCGTGGAAGACGGCGACCTGATCTTCCTGTCGGACCCCTACTCGGTCGGCGGCGCGATCAGCCACTGCAACGACTGGCTGGTGCTGCTGCCGGTGTTCAAGGACGGGCGCCTGATCGCCTATACCTCGATGTTCGGCCACCAGAGCGACATCGGCGGCATGGTCCCCGGCTCGATGCCGATCCACGCCACCGAGATTTTCCAGGAAGGCGTGCGCATCCCGCCCGTGAAGATCTGGAAGAAGGGTGAATACAACGAGGATCTCGTCAAGCTGGTCATGCACCAGTCGCGCACGCCGGACTGGTGCAAGGCGGATCTCAACGCGCTGATCGCCTCGTGCCGCGTCGCCGCGCACCGCGTGGTGGAAATGGTGGAACGCTTCGGCGACGACGTGTTCGTCTCCGCCACGGAAATGCTGCTCGAACGCAACCACCGCGCGATGAAGCATCTGATCGAAACCTCCATCGGCGAGGAGAAGGTCACGTTCGAGGACTACATCTGCGATGACGGCATGGGCTACGGTCCCTACCGGATCAAGTGCACGATGTGGCGCGAAAACGGCCGCGTGGTGCTCGATTTCGACGGCACCGACCCGCAGTCCAAGGCCTCGATCAACATGCTGCTGAACGAGAACATGATGCGCATGTTCTTCGGCATCTACATGATCATGATCTTCGATCCGCAGATCCTGTTCAACGATGGCTACTACGACCTGATCGACGTGCGCATCCCGGAAGGCTCGCTGCTCAAGCCGAAATTCCCGGCCGCGCTTTCGGGCCGCACCCACGTTCTGGGCCGCCTGTTCGACATCCTGGGCGGTCTGCTCGGCCAGAAGACGCCGGAATTCCTCAACGCCGCCGGTTTCTCTTCCTCGCCGCACCTGTTCTATGCCGGGCACGACAAGGCCGGTAAGTGGTTCCAGCTGTTCCAGATCGGCTTCGGCGGCATCCCCGGCCGTCCGCTGGGCGACGGGCCGGACGGACACTCGCTGTTCCCCGGCTTCACCAACGTCCCCAACGAGTTCCTCGAACGCTATTTCCCGCTGGAGATCGTCAAGTACGAGACAGTGGCGGATTCGGGCGGCGCGGGCCTCCATCGCGGCGGCAACGGCATCAACATGGTGTACCGCTTCCTCGAGAGCGGCGTGATCGCGATCCATGACGACCGCTGGTTCGTGCCGCCCTGGGGCGTCAACGGCGGCCTTCCGGGCAAGCGTGCGAAGAAGATCCTCACCAAGGCGGACGGCACGCAGATCGTGGTCGGCAACAAGCTGGAGGACTATCCGGTCGAGGCCGGTGACGAGCTGCAGTTCATCACCTGGGGCGGCGGCGGCTGGGGCGATCCGCTCGACCGCGATCCCGCGCTGCTGGCCAAGGAACTGAAGCAGGGCCTCGTCACCGCCGAAGGCGCGAAGGACTACGGCGTGGTGCTGGTGGATGGCGCGGTGGACGAAGCCGCGACGCAGGCCCTGCGCGCCGAAATGCGCAAGGCCCGCGGCGAAATCGGCGTGTTCAACTTCGGCCCGGACATCGAGACGCTGCGCGCCAACTGCCTTGCCGAAACCGGCCTTCCCGCCCCCATCGCGCCGCAGTGGACGCATGTGGCCGCTCCTGCTCTCGCAGAAGCCGCCGAATAA
- a CDS encoding alcohol dehydrogenase catalytic domain-containing protein yields the protein MKRRIAAAVLSRSGDHPRPYAENEPLAVRPLDLSDPLPGEVLVRIDAAGICHSDLSVINGDRPRPMPMALGHEAAGTVLALGDPDEPDLAVGDRVVLVFLPSCGQCAACLSGEGYLCAKGAAANGKGELMRGGSRLSCEDGVVHHHLGVSAFATQAVVDRRSLVKIDADIPPETAALFGCAVLTGVGAVMNTAKVQPGESVTVIGLGGVGLSALLGALAAGAQPVHAVDPSPAKRALALELGAASASAPGEDDAAMGSDVVVETVGKAAVLAHAYRSARRGGRIVTVGLPNPSEDLAINALSLVADAKTLMGSYMGSSIPARDIPRYIKLWRAGRLPVEKLLTSVGPLEEINEAMDKLASGEAIRQVIVPGW from the coding sequence ATGAAGCGCCGGATCGCCGCCGCCGTCCTCTCCCGCTCCGGGGACCATCCCCGGCCCTATGCCGAGAACGAGCCGCTGGCGGTCCGGCCGCTCGATCTCTCCGATCCGCTGCCCGGCGAAGTGCTGGTGCGGATCGACGCGGCGGGGATCTGCCACTCGGACCTCTCCGTCATCAACGGCGACCGGCCCCGGCCGATGCCGATGGCGCTGGGGCACGAGGCGGCGGGCACCGTGCTCGCACTTGGCGATCCCGATGAACCGGACCTCGCGGTGGGGGACCGCGTGGTACTGGTGTTCCTGCCGAGCTGCGGGCAATGCGCGGCCTGCCTCTCGGGCGAGGGCTACCTCTGCGCGAAAGGCGCCGCCGCCAACGGCAAGGGCGAACTGATGCGCGGCGGCAGCCGCCTCTCCTGCGAGGACGGCGTCGTCCACCACCATCTCGGCGTCTCGGCCTTCGCGACGCAGGCGGTGGTGGACCGGCGCTCGCTGGTGAAGATCGACGCCGATATCCCGCCCGAGACCGCCGCACTGTTCGGCTGCGCGGTGCTCACCGGGGTCGGCGCGGTGATGAACACGGCCAAAGTCCAGCCGGGCGAAAGCGTGACCGTGATCGGGCTGGGCGGCGTCGGGCTTTCCGCGCTGCTCGGCGCGCTGGCGGCGGGCGCGCAGCCGGTCCATGCGGTGGACCCGTCCCCTGCCAAACGCGCGCTGGCGCTGGAACTGGGCGCGGCCAGCGCTTCCGCCCCCGGAGAGGACGATGCGGCCATGGGCAGCGACGTGGTGGTGGAAACGGTCGGCAAGGCCGCCGTACTGGCCCATGCCTATCGCTCTGCCCGGCGCGGCGGCCGGATCGTGACGGTGGGCCTGCCCAACCCGTCGGAGGATCTGGCCATCAACGCACTGTCGCTGGTGGCGGACGCCAAGACGCTGATGGGCAGCTACATGGGCTCCTCGATCCCCGCGCGCGACATTCCGCGCTACATCAAGCTCTGGCGCGCGGGACGGCTGCCGGTGGAGAAGCTGCTGACCTCGGTCGGCCCGCTGGAGGAGATCAACGAGGCCATGGACAAGCTCGCCTCGGGCGAGGCGATCCGCCAGGTGATCGTGCCCGGCTGGTAA
- a CDS encoding isocitrate lyase/PEP mutase family protein, whose translation MANPIFRQKLESGKFFVIPGIQDMITAVIANKVGFDLVYGTGYWLTASAWGLPDAGIATYTEMKNRMETLVRTSNAAVIADGDTGYGGLLNVHHTVKGYEAAGVTAIQLEDQEFPKKCGHTPFRRVIPVEDMVEKIKVAIAARESEDFLVIARTDARQSEGLDSVMRRLEAYDKAGAHVLFPEALESEEEMAKACAAFDKPLMANMANGGSTPIPLASVLEEIGYGYAIYPSLTSLVACTAIEKSLRDLKDHGIGEPEGIFNFKEFCSLIGFDEVWDFEKQWAPAPAPAK comes from the coding sequence ATGGCCAATCCGATTTTCCGCCAGAAGCTGGAGAGCGGCAAGTTCTTCGTCATTCCCGGCATCCAGGACATGATCACCGCGGTGATCGCCAACAAGGTCGGCTTCGATCTCGTCTATGGCACCGGCTACTGGCTTACCGCCTCGGCCTGGGGCCTGCCCGACGCCGGGATCGCCACCTACACCGAGATGAAGAACCGCATGGAAACGCTGGTGCGCACCAGCAATGCGGCGGTCATCGCGGACGGCGATACCGGTTATGGCGGCCTGCTCAACGTCCATCACACCGTGAAGGGCTATGAGGCCGCCGGCGTCACCGCGATCCAGCTCGAGGATCAGGAATTCCCCAAGAAATGCGGCCACACGCCGTTCCGCCGGGTGATCCCGGTGGAAGACATGGTCGAGAAGATCAAGGTGGCGATCGCCGCGCGCGAGAGCGAGGACTTCCTCGTCATCGCCCGCACCGACGCGCGCCAGAGCGAGGGGCTGGACAGCGTGATGCGCCGCCTCGAAGCCTACGACAAGGCGGGCGCCCACGTCCTCTTCCCCGAAGCGCTGGAAAGCGAGGAGGAAATGGCGAAAGCCTGCGCCGCTTTCGACAAGCCGCTGATGGCCAACATGGCGAACGGCGGCTCCACGCCGATCCCGCTCGCCTCGGTGCTGGAGGAGATCGGCTATGGCTATGCGATCTACCCCTCGCTCACCAGCCTGGTCGCCTGCACCGCCATCGAGAAGTCGCTGCGCGATCTCAAGGACCACGGCATCGGCGAGCCCGAGGGCATCTTCAACTTCAAGGAGTTCTGCTCGCTGATCGGCTTCGACGAAGTGTGGGACTTCGAGAAGCAGTGGGCGCCTGCTCCGGCTCCGGCGAAGTAA